From Juglans regia cultivar Chandler chromosome 8, Walnut 2.0, whole genome shotgun sequence, the proteins below share one genomic window:
- the LOC108997873 gene encoding probable UDP-arabinopyranose mutase 5 isoform X2 — MRTPPSLLSLTVESALHNLCNISDLSPLPDHILLDLFLRTLQAGKLTEKVLKLFLATGNDKVLSLIEALNIQHILTPVLPTTNIEDNEVDIVIAALHSDLTSFMIEWKPVFSRFHLIIVKDPDLSEELQIPEGFNLDVYTKSDIDRVVGSSTSILFSGYSCRYFGYLISQKKYIISVDDDCIPARDSSGALVDIIAQHADNLKTPATPFFFNTIYDPYRKGADFVRGYPFSLRSGVACALSCGLWLNLADYDAPTQALKPGQRNTRYVDAVLTVPARAMMPVSGINIAFNRELVGPALIPALKLAGEGKLRWETVEDIWSGMCVKVICDHLGLGVKSGLPYVWRNERGNAIDSLKKEWEGVKLMEEVVPFFQSVRLPQSAIKAEDCVVEMAKSVKEQLGQSDPMFARAAEAMVEWVKLWKAVRSSQLST, encoded by the exons ATGAGAACCCCGCCATCGCTACTATCTCTCACAGTTGAGTCAGCGCTTCACAACCTCTGCAACATCTCCgatctctctcctctcccgGATCACATCCTCCTCGACCTATTCCTG AGAACTTTGCAAGCTGGTAAACTGACTGAAAAAGTTTTGAAGCTCTTCCTGGCAACTGGCAATGACAAAGTCCTTTCACTGATCGAGGCTCTTAATATCCAGCACATCCTCACACCTGTACTTCCTACCA CAAATATTGAGGACAATGAGGTTGACATTGTGATTGCGGCTCTCCACTCTGACCTGACATCATTTATGATTGAGTGGAAGCCTGTGTTTTCCCGATTCCATCTGATAATTGTAAAAGACCCTGATCTCTCTGAGGAACTCCAAATACCAGAAGGCTTCAACCTTGATGTTTATACAAAGTCTGACATAGATCGAGTTGTGGGTTCTTCCACTTCCATTCTCTTCTCTGGATACTCATGCAGATATTTTGGTTATCTTATATCCCAgaagaaatatattatttcaGTTGATGATGATTGCATTCCAGCTAGGGACAGTTCAGGCGCTTTAGTAGATATTATTGCCCAGCATGCTGACAACCTGAAAACTCCAGCCActcctttctttttcaatacaaTCTATGATCCGTACCGTAAGGGAGCAGATTTTGTTCGTGGTTATCCATTTAGCCTGCGAAGTGGGGTTGCATGTGCTTTGTCTTGTGGACTGTGGCTCAATCTGGCAGACTATGATGCACCAACACAAGCCCTCAAACCAGGCCAGAGGAATACTCGATATGTGGATGCTGTTCTGACTGTGCCAGCTAGGGCTATGATGCCTGTAAGTGGAATCAACATTGCTTTTAATCGTGAGCTGGTGGGGCCTGCTTTGATCCCAGCTTTGAAATTGGCAGGGGAAGGAAAGTTGAGGTGGGAAACAGTGGAAGATATATGGTCAGGAATGTGTGTTAAGGTTATTTGTGATCACCTTGGGTTAGGTGTCAAGAGTGGATTACCTTATGTTTGGAGGAATGAAAGGGGAAATGCCATAGATAGCTTGAAGAAGGAGTGGGAAGGTGTGAAGCTGATGGAAGAAGTGGTCCCTTTCTTTCAGTCAGTCAGGTTGCCGCAATCTGCCATCAAAGCTGAAGATTGTGTGGTTGAGATGGCAAAATCTGTGAAGGAGCAGCTGGGACAGTCGGATCCAATGTTTGCCCGTGCTGCCGAAGCCATGGTGGAGTGGGTCAAGCTCTGGAAGGCTGTTCGATCGAGCCAACTGTCCACTTGA
- the LOC108997873 gene encoding probable UDP-arabinopyranose mutase 5 isoform X1 yields MSQANIEDNEVDIVIAALHSDLTSFMIEWKPVFSRFHLIIVKDPDLSEELQIPEGFNLDVYTKSDIDRVVGSSTSILFSGYSCRYFGYLISQKKYIISVDDDCIPARDSSGALVDIIAQHADNLKTPATPFFFNTIYDPYRKGADFVRGYPFSLRSGVACALSCGLWLNLADYDAPTQALKPGQRNTRYVDAVLTVPARAMMPVSGINIAFNRELVGPALIPALKLAGEGKLRWETVEDIWSGMCVKVICDHLGLGVKSGLPYVWRNERGNAIDSLKKEWEGVKLMEEVVPFFQSVRLPQSAIKAEDCVVEMAKSVKEQLGQSDPMFARAAEAMVEWVKLWKAVRSSQLST; encoded by the coding sequence ATGTCTCAAGCAAATATTGAGGACAATGAGGTTGACATTGTGATTGCGGCTCTCCACTCTGACCTGACATCATTTATGATTGAGTGGAAGCCTGTGTTTTCCCGATTCCATCTGATAATTGTAAAAGACCCTGATCTCTCTGAGGAACTCCAAATACCAGAAGGCTTCAACCTTGATGTTTATACAAAGTCTGACATAGATCGAGTTGTGGGTTCTTCCACTTCCATTCTCTTCTCTGGATACTCATGCAGATATTTTGGTTATCTTATATCCCAgaagaaatatattatttcaGTTGATGATGATTGCATTCCAGCTAGGGACAGTTCAGGCGCTTTAGTAGATATTATTGCCCAGCATGCTGACAACCTGAAAACTCCAGCCActcctttctttttcaatacaaTCTATGATCCGTACCGTAAGGGAGCAGATTTTGTTCGTGGTTATCCATTTAGCCTGCGAAGTGGGGTTGCATGTGCTTTGTCTTGTGGACTGTGGCTCAATCTGGCAGACTATGATGCACCAACACAAGCCCTCAAACCAGGCCAGAGGAATACTCGATATGTGGATGCTGTTCTGACTGTGCCAGCTAGGGCTATGATGCCTGTAAGTGGAATCAACATTGCTTTTAATCGTGAGCTGGTGGGGCCTGCTTTGATCCCAGCTTTGAAATTGGCAGGGGAAGGAAAGTTGAGGTGGGAAACAGTGGAAGATATATGGTCAGGAATGTGTGTTAAGGTTATTTGTGATCACCTTGGGTTAGGTGTCAAGAGTGGATTACCTTATGTTTGGAGGAATGAAAGGGGAAATGCCATAGATAGCTTGAAGAAGGAGTGGGAAGGTGTGAAGCTGATGGAAGAAGTGGTCCCTTTCTTTCAGTCAGTCAGGTTGCCGCAATCTGCCATCAAAGCTGAAGATTGTGTGGTTGAGATGGCAAAATCTGTGAAGGAGCAGCTGGGACAGTCGGATCCAATGTTTGCCCGTGCTGCCGAAGCCATGGTGGAGTGGGTCAAGCTCTGGAAGGCTGTTCGATCGAGCCAACTGTCCACTTGA